The following coding sequences lie in one Meles meles chromosome X, mMelMel3.1 paternal haplotype, whole genome shotgun sequence genomic window:
- the LOC123935004 gene encoding mitotic checkpoint protein BUB3-like, with protein MTGSNEFKLNQPPEDGISSVKFSPNTSQFLLVSSWDTSVRLYDVPANSMRLKYQHTGAVLDCAFYDPTHAWSGGLDHQLKMHDLNTDQENLVGTHDAPIRCVEYCPEVNVMVTGSWDQTVKLWDPRTPCNAGTFSQPEKVYTLSVSGDRLIVGTAGRRVLVSDLRNMGYVQQRRESSLKYQIRCIRAFPNKQGYVLSSIEGRVAVEYLDPSPEVQKKKYAFKCHRLKEKNIEQIYPVNAISFHNIHNTFATGGSDGFVNIWDPFNKKRLCQFHRYPTSIASLAFSNDGTTLAIASSYMYEMDDTEHPEDGIFIRQVTDAETKPKST; from the coding sequence ATGACCGGTTCTAACGAGTTCAAACTGAACCAGCCACCCGAGGACGGCATCTCCTCGGTGAAGTTCAGCCCCAACACTTCCCAGTTCCTCCTGGTCTCCTCCTGGGACACGTCCGTGCGCCTCTACGACGTGCCGGCCAACTCCATGCGGCTCAAGTACCAGCACACCGGCGCCGTCCTGGACTGTGCCTTCTACGATCCAACACATGCTTGGAGTGGAGGATTAGACCATCAGTTGAAAATGCATGATTTGAACACTGATCAAGAAAATCTCGTCGGAACCCATGATGCCCCTATCAGATGTGTTGAATATTGCCCAGAAGTGAATGTGATGGTGACAGGGAGTTGGGATCAGACAGTTAAACTGTGGGATCCCAGAACTCCTTGTAATGCAGGGACCTTCTCTCAGCCCGAAAAGGTGTACACCCTCTCAGTGTCTGGAGACCGGCTGATTGTGGGCACTGCAGGCCGCAGAGTGCTGGTGTCGGACTTACGGAACATGGGCTACGTGCAGCAGCGCCGGGAGTCCAGCCTCAAGTACCAGATTCGCTGCATCCGGGCATTTCCCAACAAGCAGGGCTATGTATTGAGCTCCATAGAAGGCCGAGTGGCAGTTGAGTACTTGGACCCAAGCCCTGAGGTGCAGAAGAAGAAGTACGCCTTCAAGTGTCACAGACTGAAGGAGAAAAACATCGAGCAGATCTACCCGGTCAATGCCATTTCCTTTCACAACATCCACAACACATTTGCTACAGGTGGCTCGGATGGATTTGTCAACATTTGGGACCCATTTAACAAGAAACGGCTGTGCCAGTTCCACCGGTACCCCACCAGCATTGCGTCCCTGGCCTTCAGTAACGACGGGACCACGCTCGCAATAGCATCGTCGTATATGTATGAAATGGATGACACAGAACATCCCGAAGATGGTATCTTCATTCGCCAAGTGACAGATGCAGAAACAAAACCCAAGTCCACCTAA